Proteins encoded by one window of Lathyrus oleraceus cultivar Zhongwan6 chromosome 1, CAAS_Psat_ZW6_1.0, whole genome shotgun sequence:
- the LOC127136439 gene encoding GDSL esterase/lipase At1g71691 produces MAKLQVSPILILVIFMVLNGVIIKGQNVPAMFIFGDSLIDNGNNNNMASLAKANYFPYGIDFNGGPTGRFSNGYTMVDEIAELLGLPLIPAYNGATGNEVLQGVNYASAAAGILDATGRNFVGRIPFDQQLRNFEDTLNQIRGNIGAENLATQLAKCIFFIGMGSNDYLNNYLMPNYNTKNQYNGQQYANLLVQTYNNQLNRLYNLGARRFAIAGLGLLGCTPSILSQSLSGSCSQEVNSLVQPFNENVKTMLGNLNNNLPDSRFIFLDSTRMFQEILSNARSYGFTELNRGCCGLGRNRGQITCLPMQTPCPNRNQYVFWDAFHPTEAVNILMGRMAFSGNTNFVYPINIQQLAQL; encoded by the exons ATGGCTAAGCTTCAAGTATCTCCAATATTAATCTTGGTGATTTTCATGGTCTTGAATGGTGTAATTATCAAAGGCCAAAATGTCCCTGCCATGTTCATATTTGGTGACTCACTTATTGATAATGGTAACAACAATAACATGGCTTCTTTAGCTAAGGCTAATTATTTTCCATATGGTATTGATTTCAATGGAGGTCCAACTGGTAGATTCTCAAATGGTTACACCATGGTTGATGAAATAG CTGAATTGCTTGGACTTCCCTTAATTCCTGCATACAATGGAGCCACAGGGAATGAAGTGCTTCAAGGAGTAAATTATGCTTCCGCCGCGGCCGGTATCCTTGATGCCACCGGAAGAAACTTT GTTGGACGGATACCATTTGATCAACAACTTAGGAACTTTGAGGACACATTGAATCAAATTAGAGGAAATATTGGAGCAGAAAATTTGGCCACACAACTTGCAAAATGCATATTCTTTATTGGAATGGGAAGCAATGATTATCTAAACAATTATCTTATGCCTAATTATAACACAAAAAATCAGTACAATGGACAACAATATGCTAATCTCTTGGTTCAAACATATAACAACCAACTCAAT AGGCTTTATAATCTTGGAGCAAGGAGATTTGCGATTGCGGGATTAGGGTTATTGGGATGTACTCCAAGCATATTGTCTCAAAGCTTGAGTGGAAGTTGCTCTCAAGAAGTGAACTCGTTAGTGCAACCTTTCAATGAAAATGTGAAGACCATGTTAGGAAATCTCAATAATAATCTACCCGATTCTAGATTCATATTCCTCGACAGTACTCGCATGTTCCAGGAAATACTTTCCAATGCTAGATCCTACG GATTTACTGAGTTGAATAGAGGGTGTTGTGGACTTGGAAGAAACAGAGGTCAAATTACTTGTCTACCCATGCAAACACCATGTCCTAATAGAAACCAATATGTGTTTTGGGATGCATTTCATCCAACAGAAGCAGTTAACATTTTGATGGGAAGAATGGCTTTTAGTGGCAACACCAACTTTGTCTATCCTATTAACATTCAGCAACTTGCTCAACTATAG
- the LOC127137222 gene encoding GDSL esterase/lipase At1g33811: MKNFIWTFMCICLSLIATKSLSQFQPRLPEGQQVPCFFIFGDSLVDNGNNNGILTLARANYRPYGIDFPQGATGRFTNGRTYVDALAQLLGFRAYIPPYSRARGLDLLRGANFASGAAGIRQETGSNLGAHTSMDEQVTNFGNAVQQMRRFFRGDNDSMNSYLNKCIYYSGMASNDYLNNYFMTDFYSTNAQYTPKAFASALLQAYARQLTQLHSLGARKVIVAAVGQIGCIPYELARFNGNNSRCNDKINDAIIYFNSGLKQLVQNFNGGQLPGSKFVYLDFYQSSEDLAANGKSYGFDVVDKGCCGVGKNNGQITCLPLQQPCEERGKYLFWDAFHPTEMANILLAKESYTSQSYTSPINIQQLAML; encoded by the exons ATGAAGAATTTTATTTGGACATTCATGTGTATCTGTCTGAGCCTAATTGCTACAAAATCTTTATCTCAGTTTCAGCCAAGGCTACCAGAGGGACAACAAGTTCCATGTTTCTTCATATTTGGTGACTCATTGGTTGATAATGGAAACAACAATGGAATCCTAACACTTGCTAGAGCCAACTATAGGCCTTATGGCATCGACTTCCCACAGGGTGCCACCGGTCGCTTCACCAACGGTCGAACCTATGTCGATGCATTAG CTCAACTTCTTGGTTTTCGAGCATATATTCCTCCATATTCAAGAGCAAGGGGTTTGGACCTTCTAAGAGGAGCCAATTTCGCATCAGGAGCAGCAGGCATCAGACAAGAAACAGGCAGTAACCTG GGTGCTCATACATCAATGGATGAGCAAGTAACTAACTTCGGAAACGCAGTGCAGCAGATGCGGAGATTCTTTAGAGGAGACAACGATTCAATGAATAGTTACCTGAACAAATGTATATACTATTCAGGAATGGCAAGCAATGATTACCTTAATAACTATTTCATGACGGATTTTTATTCGACTAACGCTCAATACACTCCTAAAGCTTTTGCTTCTGCCCTTCTTCAAGCTTACGCTCGTCAGTTAACT CAATTACATTCATTAGGTGCAAGAAAAGTGATTGTTGCAGCAGTTGGACAAATCGGATGCATACCATACGAATTAGCGCGTTTCAATGGAAACAACAGCAGATGCAACGACAAGATCAACGACGCGATTATATATTTCAACTCAGGTCTTAAACAGTTAGTTCAGAATTTCAATGGAGGACAGCTTCCAGGATCAAAGTTTGTGTACTTGGATTTTTATCAAAGTAGTGAAGATCTAGCTGCAAATGGAAAATCATATG GATTTGATGTTGTAGACAAAGGATGCTGTGGTGTTGGTAAAAACAATGGACAAATCACTTGTCTTCCATTGCAACAACCATGTGAAGAACGTGGCAAGTATTTGTTTTGGGATGCTTTTCACCCTACTGAGATGGCTAATATTTTACTAGCAAAAGAATCATATACTTCACAATCTTATACTTCTCCTATTAATATTCAACAATTGGCTATGCTTTAA